The following are from one region of the Hemitrygon akajei chromosome 6, sHemAka1.3, whole genome shotgun sequence genome:
- the ndufb6 gene encoding NADH dehydrogenase [ubiquinone] 1 beta subcomplex subunit 6 — protein MPLGYTPDEKARYEQLVKLRRQWLKDQELSPREPVLPHDSKGPVARFWESFLQPRSLWRIYTYKACNAGWWTLSRLLIPAWVVHYYIKYHVNAKPYGIVNVKPRIFPGDTVLETGEVIPPLVEDEHPKHH, from the exons ATGCCGCTGGGTTACACGCCGGACGAGAAGGCGCGATACGAGCAGCTGGTGAAGTTGCGGCGCCAATGGCTAAAGGATCAGGAGCTGAGCCCCCGGGAACCCGTCCTTCCCCACGACAGCAAAGGGCCTGTGGCCAGGTTCTGGGAGAGTTTCCTGCAGCCGCGTAGTCTCTGGCGGATTTAT ACTTACAAGGCATGCAATGCAGGTTGGTGGACTCTGAGTCGATTACTGATTCCTGCTTGGGTTGTTCATTATTACATAAAGTACCATGTTAAT gCCAAACCATATGGTATTGTAAATGTGAAGCCCAGGATTTTTCCA GGTGACACAGTTTTGGAAACTGGGGAAGTGATTCCACCACTCGTCGAAGATGAGCATCCAAAGCACCATTAA